Proteins encoded by one window of Hylaeus volcanicus isolate JK05 chromosome 7, UHH_iyHylVolc1.0_haploid, whole genome shotgun sequence:
- the LOC128879390 gene encoding mevalonate kinase-like isoform X1: MIQFKVSAPGKVILYGEHAVVYGKTAVAASLGLRTTVDFTELPETEQVIKLCFPKVNLFVNVSLHQVQNFFFTNRKSEEKYDVYYNQIKEFVSNIGYSNIQQKFSLEVFFYLFIYMIQRDDIKIKPFQIHLNTELSISSGLGSSASFAVTLAACFLHWSHLQKSICKTFDMSDLEIISKYALSCERIMHGTPSGIDNSICTYGSIIEFKKGDYIKPIANTQTMKILLVDTRVSRSTKALIEKLAELKHKYPAIIDLIMDSIDNISKEAINVIQKINNLSSTDTESLFEGFRQLMTLINMNQGLLATCQVSHPSLDRICAEAQNYALAAKLTGAGGGGYAYILLLPDTQPETISSISRKLIADGFTVTLTTLGGVGVQIH, translated from the exons atgattcaatttaaaGTTTCTGCACCAGGAAAAGTTATTCTTTATGGAGAACATGCGGTAGTATATGGAAAAACTGCTGTTGCAGCTAGTTTAGGTTTACGTACAACTGTAGATTTTACCGAATTGCCAGAAACAGAACaagttattaaattatgttttcctaaagtgaatttatttgtaaatgtatCTCTACATCAAGtacagaatttcttttttacaaatagAAAGTCCGAAGAAAAGTATGACGTATATTACAATCAAATAAAAGAGTTTGTTAGTAATATTGGTTATAGCAATATACAACAGAAATTCAGTTTAGAAGtattcttttatctttttatttatatgataCAGAGGGatgacattaaaataaaaccttttcaaattcacttaaaTACTGAATTGTCAATTAGTTCTGGTCTTGGTAGTTCTGCTTCCTTTGCAGTTACTCTTGCTGCATGTTTTCTACATTGGTCACATTTACAAAAAAGTATTTGCAAGACCTTCGATATGTCtgatttagaaattatttcaaaatatgcTTTAAGTTGCGAAAGAATTATGCATGGCACTCCATCTGGAATAGATAATTCTATTTGTACATATGGATCAATAATAGAGTTTAAAAAGGGCGATTATATAAAACCAATAGCCAATACACAAACTATGAAAATTTTACTAGTCGATACAAGAGTTAGTAGAAGTACAAAGgcattaatagaaaaattagcAGAACTGAAGCACAAATATCCTGCTATTATCGATTTAATTATGGATTCAATTGATAATATATCAAAAGAGGCAATTAATGTTatccaaaaaattaacaatctTTCAAGTACTGATACTGAATCTCTTTTCGAAGGGTTTAGACAATTAATG ACACTTATTAATATGAATCAAGGATTGTTAGCCACGTGTCAGGTTTCACACCCGTCCTTAGATAGGATTTGTGCAGAAGCACAAAATTATGCTTTAGCAGCCAAGCTTACAGGTGCTGGTGGTGGTGgatatgcatatatattattattaccagaTACCCAACCAGAAACAATTTCAAGCATTTCACGAAAATTAATAGCAGACGGATTTACTGTTACATTAACAACTTTAGGAGGTGTTGGCGTACAAATTCattag
- the LOC128879390 gene encoding bolA-like protein 2 isoform X2, whose product MPYSESYIKNKLIEGLNASHVEVVDQSDGCGDKFSVLIVSDAFDGKPLLQRHRLVNAVLEEELKTIHAFSQKTLTPEQWNKQRN is encoded by the exons ATGCCCTATTCTGAgagttacattaaaaataaattaatcgaggGATTGAACGCTTCACATGTG GAAGTGGTAGATCAGTCTGATGGTTGTGGTGATAAATTTTCTGTACTGATTGTTTCTGATGCATTTGATGGTAAACCGTTACTACAACGTCACAG ATTGGTAAATGCAGTTTTGGAAGAAGAACTCAAAACGATCCAtgcattttctcaaaaaacatTAACACCAGAACAGTGGAATAAGCAAAGAAACTGA